A single window of Sphaerodactylus townsendi isolate TG3544 linkage group LG03, MPM_Stown_v2.3, whole genome shotgun sequence DNA harbors:
- the SPRYD4 gene encoding SPRY domain-containing protein 4, whose translation MAAPMLRPLRQRGWGLFNRGKYFLGVEPRREINFKLDERTAHSSLDLLKKNTGVVYRMVGIDPTKVPQNLERFRDWAVVLGDTTVSSGRHYWEVTVKRSQQFRIGVADLDIPREGCIGVDDRSWVFAFAHRKWSAMFANETTPISNIGHPERVGLLLDYDNKNLSLVNVSTLKLIHSMPAEFQGPVVPAFALWDGELLTHSGLEVPEKLIGN comes from the exons ATGGCGGCGCCCATGCTGAGACCTTTGAGGCAGCGAGGTTGGGGCTTGTTCAACAGAGGAAAGTATTTCTTGGGCGTAGAGCCCCGGAGAG agaTCAATTTTAAACTAGATGAAAGAACAGCCCACAGCAGTTTGGATCTATTAAAAAAGAATACCGGTGTTGTTTACCGCATGGTTGGGATTGACCCCACCAAAGTTCCTCAGAACCTCGAACGCTTCCGGGATTGGGCTGTTGTACTGGGTGATACCACTGTGTCCAGTGGACGTCATTACTGGGAAGTGACCGTCAAACGGTCACAGCAGTTTCGCATTGGAGTGGCTGATCTGGATATCCCCCGGGAAGGCTGCATTGGAGTGGATGATCGCTCTTGGGTCTTTGCCTTTGCTCACCGGAAGTGGAGTGCCATGTTTGCCAATGAGACCACACCCATCAGTAACATTGGCCACCCAGAGAGAGTGGGTTTGCTGTTGGACTATGACAACAAAAACCTCAGCTTGGTTAATGTAAGCACACTTAAACTCATCCATAGCATGCCTGCTGAGTTCCAGGGCCCTGTGGTACCTGCTTTTGCCCTCTGGGATGGCGAGTTGCTAACGCATTCAGGCCTTGAGGTACCTGAGAAGCTTATTGGGAACTGA